Below is a genomic region from Atribacteraceae bacterium.
CCTGCGGGTGGTGGAGGAAACCGGCCGGCTGATTGGGGAAGCGATTGCCAATGCGGTGAACCTGTACAATCCGGAAATCGTGGTGCTCACTGGGGAACTTCTTTCCTTCGGGGATCATATTCTTCAGCCAATCGAGGGAACGGTGAGACGCCAGGCCTTGAGCTACAACACGGCCGACCTGAAAATCGAGGTGGCCGAAGTGGGTGAGGAAGGAGCGGCCTGGGGTATGGCTGCCCTGCTGCTTGATCAAGTTTTTGAAATCCGCGGCCTGCATCTGGAGGCAGAAGAATAGCTGCTCAAGAGCCGGCGGTGAGATAGTGCTTCGATAGTCAGCCGAACAATGAAGCCATGGGAGGTTAACCGTGCCGGACCAGTTTGATATCAATAAATATGTCGGGGTTTTCCTGGAAGAGGCCGATGAACATATCGAACGGCTTGAGGAAAACCTGGTGCAATTGGAAAAGGAACCAGGTAATCGAGAGCTCGTACAGGCGGCTTTCCGATCGTTTCATACCATCAAGGGCTCTTCGGGTTCCATGGGTTTTGCGCGAATGATGGAACTGGCTCACATAATGGAGAACGTTTTGGAAGGTGTGCGGGGCGGGCGGCTTGAGCCAGCCCCCCTGCTTATTGATGCGCTTCTGCGCGGTGTAGACCTCCTGAAAATCCTGCGGAACGATATATCCTTCCTCGGCCAAGAACCGGATGTCGACATCGGGACCGTGGTTAGCCTCCTGAAATCTTTTTTGTCTGAAAAACCCGGGGCCAATCCTTCGCCACCCATGGACTCAAAACTACGGCCGGAAAGACTGGCGGAGACTACGGAAGGTTCTTTCACAAGAAAAAAGGATCTGAATTTACAGGTCATCCTGAACGCAGAGTGCTCCATGAAGGGAGTGCGGGCCTACCTGGTGATTAACCGCCTGCAAGAAGCAGGAGTGACGGCGGTCTCTACCAATCCCTCCCTTGCGGACCTTGAAACTGAAAACTTCGGCCAGGAATTCACGGTCATAATCCAAACCGAGAAAGGTGAAGAAAATATCCGTCGGATAGTCGAATCGATCGCCGAAATCGACCGGGTTGAATTTCTGCAGGATATTGACCAAGAAGCGCTTCAGAAATCGGATGTCCCCCAGAAGGTGGTCGAAAAGCGGGGAGAGGAAGAAAAACTGTCCCGCAACCTGAAAAAAACCGTTCGGGTTGACGTCGAGAGGCTTGATGCTCTCCTTAACTTGGTCGGGGAGCTGGTCATTGACCGCGCCCGGCTGGAGGACACCATTCAGAAGTTTTCCGACGCACATTCGAACAACGGGCTTCAAGAGATTCTGACCGAAACCACCACTCATATCGGTCGGGTGACCAACGAGCTTCAAATGGAAATTATGAAAGCCCGCATGTTGCCGCTGTCCGAGGTTTTTAACCGGTTTCCCCGGATGGTCCGAGATCTTGCCCGCCAGTCGGGGAAGGACGTTGATTTTATAGTGGAGGGCGAAGAAACCGAGCTCGATCGCTCGCTCCTGGAGGAAATCACCGATCCTTTGATACATCTTCTGCGTAACGCGGTCGACCACGGGATCGAGGAGCGTGAGGAACGCCTGTCCCGGGGCAAGCCGGAACGGGGTACGATTCTCCTCAAGGCCTACCAGGAGGAGAACTCGGTGGTGATCTTGATCCGGGACGATGGAAAGGGGATGTCTCTCGAGCGTTTGCGGTCCCGTATGCTCCAGTTGAGCCTGTTCACTGGTGATGAAGTGGCGCAAATGACTGACCAGGAAGTGTTGGAGATCATTTTCACCCCCGGATTTTCTACCAGTACGGTTGTGACGGACGTTTCCGGCCGGGGCGTAGGCATGGATATCGTGAAAAAAAATATCGAACGGGTAAATGGGCAGGTTTTACTGGAAAGCGACGAGGGTAAAGGGACCTCCTTCTATCTTCGACTGCCCCTGACGTTGGCCATTGTCCGGGCGCTTCTCATCAAAGCCGATCATTCGATCTATGCGCTCCCCTTGAACGCTGTGGTGGAAATTGAAAAGGTGGAACGGAAACAGGCCTGCTGGGTCAACAAAGTCCTCGTATCGGTTTTCCGGGATCAGACCTTGCCGCTCTTACGTTTGGACGATCTCTTGCGCTCCCGGAAGGCGGAATTCGTTGAAAGTGCGCCAGTTCCGGAAACCCTCTATGTCATAGTAGTGAAAATTGCGCGGAACATGGCCGGTCTGGTGGTGGATGAGATTATCGGTGAACAGGAGATCGTCATCAAATCGTTGGGTTCTTTCGTTGGAGACATCAGGGGATTAGGCGGAGCAACCATTCTCGGTGATGGCAGGATTTCCTTGATATTGGATGTTGCCAGCTTGCTCTGGAAATTTTCTCACGTAGGAGGTTAGCGGTTTATGGCTGGAAAAATCATGATCGTTGACGATGCCGCCTTTATGAGGATGATGCTCAAGGACATTATCACCAAGAATGGCTTTGAAGTGGTTGCCGAAGCCGCCAACGGCCGGGAAGCGGTAATGAAGTTTGACGAACTGAAGCCGGATTTGGTGACCATGGATATCACGATGCCGGAAATGGACGGAATCAATGCCACCAAGGAAATCAGGTCGAAAAATCCTGAGGCGAAAATCATCATGTGCAGCGCTATGGGACAGCAGGCCATGGTGGTGGACGCCATCCAGGCGGGAGCCAAGGATTTTGTGGTCAAACCGTTCAAACCGGACCGGGTTCTCGAAGCGATAAAAAAGGTTCTGGGGTTATGAAATCGACCAGTTGGATGAAGACGGTCTAGGTAAATCGCGGGTAATGACCAGGCTGGACAGCGATTTTGTACGGTATTTTCTCAGGAATCTTCGTCGTTTCCTGAGCGCTTCCTTTGTCGTTCTGGTGAGTGGAGAGAAGAGGGTGCCGGTTTGTTACAGCGGGCTCCACCGGTATCGCGCCTCCTTGCGTAATATTCTCTCGATGCTTCCCCCCGGCAAAAGGGAAGAAACCCTGCGCCTGACGGTGGCCAGGGATCGAGCACTTACCGTCCGGGTGCTTTATTTAGGCGAAAGCGGATTGTTGTTGGTCGGGAACAGTGAAAACGAGGATCACGAATTTCTCAAAATTCCGTTGCCCGGACGGGAACGCCGGGTCCTCGAGCGGTTTCTGATAAAAATTGGAGAGGAAAGCG
It encodes:
- a CDS encoding chemotaxis protein CheA; amino-acid sequence: MPDQFDINKYVGVFLEEADEHIERLEENLVQLEKEPGNRELVQAAFRSFHTIKGSSGSMGFARMMELAHIMENVLEGVRGGRLEPAPLLIDALLRGVDLLKILRNDISFLGQEPDVDIGTVVSLLKSFLSEKPGANPSPPMDSKLRPERLAETTEGSFTRKKDLNLQVILNAECSMKGVRAYLVINRLQEAGVTAVSTNPSLADLETENFGQEFTVIIQTEKGEENIRRIVESIAEIDRVEFLQDIDQEALQKSDVPQKVVEKRGEEEKLSRNLKKTVRVDVERLDALLNLVGELVIDRARLEDTIQKFSDAHSNNGLQEILTETTTHIGRVTNELQMEIMKARMLPLSEVFNRFPRMVRDLARQSGKDVDFIVEGEETELDRSLLEEITDPLIHLLRNAVDHGIEEREERLSRGKPERGTILLKAYQEENSVVILIRDDGKGMSLERLRSRMLQLSLFTGDEVAQMTDQEVLEIIFTPGFSTSTVVTDVSGRGVGMDIVKKNIERVNGQVLLESDEGKGTSFYLRLPLTLAIVRALLIKADHSIYALPLNAVVEIEKVERKQACWVNKVLVSVFRDQTLPLLRLDDLLRSRKAEFVESAPVPETLYVIVVKIARNMAGLVVDEIIGEQEIVIKSLGSFVGDIRGLGGATILGDGRISLILDVASLLWKFSHVGG
- a CDS encoding response regulator — translated: MAGKIMIVDDAAFMRMMLKDIITKNGFEVVAEAANGREAVMKFDELKPDLVTMDITMPEMDGINATKEIRSKNPEAKIIMCSAMGQQAMVVDAIQAGAKDFVVKPFKPDRVLEAIKKVLGL